From one Planococcus citri chromosome 3, ihPlaCitr1.1, whole genome shotgun sequence genomic stretch:
- the LOC135841477 gene encoding NADPH-dependent diflavin oxidoreductase 1-like, translated as MSTKKLTVLYGSQTGTAQEVAERIWREGKRYSFEGPVLAMDEYQIPDLIHEPVVIFVCSTTGQGTQPDNMKRFWKFLLKKNLPLNSLKNVRFSVLGLGDSSYVKFNHAAKKLYKRVLQLGGQPIIDPAYADDQHDLGADAVVDPWISKLWNALGDPLVEQNSRVVDPPRWIINVSKNDIAIPSNEVKKEELLKSNSAKVTCISNVRLTPEDHFQETRLIKFTSENLQYVPGDVFMIKPQNCDKSVDTFFEIFNDRRNEISENCLVRVTKRFTDMAVPYALQEPVPFRSIVKEYFDLNMIPRRYTFEILSHFTDSELEREKLIEFNTAEGQQELYNYCNRPKRTILEVLADFPHAVAKIPVEYLFEVFLPIRPRAFSIASAPEVHKNEIHILVAVVRYKTNLKKPRIGLCSTWLASLQSGSVNPAYIRSGSFIFPKQIDIPVIMVGPGTGIAPFRSYVHHSSALNPTSDRVVFFGCRNKTADYYFHEEWTSLQENRKVRIFTAFSRDQSEKIYVQHVIEKNVQDIVKLVAQQNAYIFVAGNSKNMPEAVKSAFISGYSKYENVEQDYVEQLFEKMELNGRYQTETWS; from the exons ATGAGCACCAAAAAACTCACTGTTTTATATGGCAGTCAAACAGGAACCGCTCAAGAAGTCGCCGAAAGGATTTGGAGAGAAGGAAAAAG ATACTCCTTCGAAGGTCCTGTCCTGGCCATGGATGAATACCAAATTCCCGATTTAATCCACGAACCAGTCGTAATCTTCGTTTGCTCCACAACTGGACAAGGAACTCAACCAGATAACATGAAAAgattctggaaatttttactcaagaaaaatttacctttaaattcgttgaaaaacgTCAG ATTTTCTGTACTAGGTTTGGGTGATTCTTCGTACGTGAAATTTAATCATGCGGCTAAAAAGTTGTATAAAAGAGTACTTCAGTTGGGAGGTCAGCCAATAATTGATCCTGCATATGCTGACGATCAACATGATCTCGGGGCTGATGCTGTGGTTGATCCGTGGATTTCGAAATTATGGAATGCACTCGGTGATCCGTTAGTTGAACAAAATTCAAGAGTTGTAGATCCTCCTAG ATGGATTATtaacgtttcaaaaaatgacatcgCTATTCCCAGTAACGAAGTAAAGAAAGAAGAATTACTCAAATCTAATTCAGCGAAGGTTACTTGTATTTCAAACGTACGGTTAACCCCTGAAGatcattttcaa gaaacaaGGCTGATTAAATTTACTTCGGAAAATTTACAATATGTTCCAGGAGACGTGTTCATGATCAAACCTCAAAACTGTGATAAATCTGtggatactttttttgaaatatttaacgATCGAAGAAACGAAATCAGTGAAAATTGCCTCGTTCGTGTTACCAAACGGTTTACAGATATGGCTGTGCCATATGCGTTACAAGAACCAGTACCTTTTCGTAGTATTGTCAAGGAATACTTCGATTTAAAT atgataCCTCGACGATACACTTTTGAAATTCTATCCCATTTCACCGATAGTGAATTAGAACGTGAGAAGCTGATAGAATTTAATACAGCTGAAGGTCAGCAAGAACTATACAATTATTGCAATCGTCCCAAACGAACGATTCTGGAAGTGTTGGCAGATTTTCCTCACGCTGTGGCTAAAATACCTGTCGAATATTTATTCGAAGTATTTTTACCAATTCGTCCCAGAGCTTTTTCAATCGCATCTGCTCCGGAA gttcataaaaatgaaatccaTATTTTAGTAGCTGTTGTCAGATAtaaaactaatttaaaaaagCCAAGAATCGGTTTGTGTTCGACTTGGCTGGCTTCTCTGCAGTCTGGCAGCGTGAATCCAGCGTACATCAGAAGTGGTTCATTTATTTTCCCGAAACaaatc GATATTCCAGTGATCATGGTTGGTCCAGGAACTGGTATAGCCCCGTTCAGAAGTTACGTTCATCATTCTTCTGCGTTGAATCCAACCAGTGATAGAGTCGTATTTTTTGGTTGTCGAAACAAAACTGCTGATTACTATTTTCACGAGGAGTGGACCTCGCTGCAGGAAAACCGTAAAGTTCGCATTTTCACAGCTTTCTCGAGAGATCAATCAGAGAAAAT aTACGTTCAACacgttattgaaaaaaacgttcaaGATATCGTGAAACTCGTAGCTCAACAAAATGCCTACATATTTGTGGCAGGTAACTCGAAGAATATGCCAGAAGCGGTCAAATCAGCGTTCATTTCTGGTTACTCGAAGTATGAGAATGTTGAACAGGATTATGTTGAgcaattattcgaaaaaatggaattgaatGGAAGATATCAGACTGAAACGTGGTCGTAA
- the LOC135841480 gene encoding casein kinase I, with product MAGIVKNEFIVSSKYRLVRKIGSGSFGDIYLGINILNGEEVAVKLESVRARHPQLLYESKLYRILHGGIGIPHVRWYGQEKDYNVLVMDLLGPSLEDLFNFCSRRFTIKTVLMLADQMIGRIEYVHCKSFIHRDIKPDNFLMGIGRHCNKLFLIDFGLAKKYRDTRTRCHIGYREDKNLTGTARYASINAHLGIEQSRRDDMESLGYVLMYFNRGCLPWQGLKAATKKQKYEKISEKKMSTPVEVLCKGFPAEFSMYLNYCRGLRFEEAPDYMYLRQLFRILFRTLNHQYDYTFDWTMLKQKSANTSNINPSMGLPSGLTGPENANFQHPTTTYNHITSQHISTEAAENESSTNVPINK from the exons ATGGCAGGTATAGTGAAAAACGAGTTCATAGTCAGTAGTAAATATCGACTGGTTCGAAAAATAGGAAGCGGATCATTCGGAGACATATATCTAGGAATCAACATATTAAATGGCGAA GAAGTAGCAGTGAAATTAGAATCGGTCAGAGCTCGTCATCCTCAGCTTTTGTACGAGAGTAAATTATATAGAATTTTACACGGTGGTATTGGTATCCCTCACGTAAG atgGTACGGCCAAGAGAAGGACTACAACGTGCTGGTTATGGATCTACTGGGGCCTTCGTTAGAAGATTTGTTTAATTTCTGTTCTAGGCGTTTTACTATTAAAACAGTACTGATGTTGGCCGATCAAATGATCGGTCGCATTGAATACGTTCACTGTAAGTCTTTCATTCATCGTGACATTAAACCAGATAATTTCTTGATGGGAATTGGACGTCATTGTAACAAG TTATTCTTGATTGATTTCGGATTGGCTAAAAAATACCGCGATACACGCACAAGATGTCACATAGGATATCGAGAAGATAAAAATTTAACTGGTACAGCTCGTTATGCCTCGATAAATGCACATTTGGGCATTGAACAAAG TCGACGAGACGATATGGAATCGTTAGGTTACGTCCTTATGTATTTCAATAGAGGTTGTTTACCATGGCAAGGACTTAAG GCGGCAACcaagaaacaaaaatacgaaaaaattagtgagaaaaaaatgtctaccCCTGTAGAAGTCTTATGTAAG GGATTCCCCGCGGAATTTTCCATGTATTTGAACTACTGCCGTGGATTAAGATTCGAAGAAGCTCCGGACTACATGTATTTGAGACAATTGTTCCGTATATTATTCCGAACGTTAAACCATCAGTATGACTATACCTTCGATTGGACCATGTTGAAACAGAAAAGCGCCAACACTAGTAATATCAACCCGAGCATGGGTTTACCAAGTGGTTTGACCGGACCAGAAAACGCCAACTTCCAGCATCCG
- the LOC135841479 gene encoding NADPH-dependent diflavin oxidoreductase 1-like, with the protein MNTIFFKTMFLLSNFEFQMLPLFRILSLSSLVSGFPSNAEPNLPKLEPSSFIVKVLENGTPVKDSLNKEDLLKPNSAIVTCIGNERVTSKDHFQDTRLMKFTLENLNYDPGDVLVVRPQNSDQAVNYFFELFKNRKDDFNENSVVNVSKNIENIFIPPALDKPVAFKNVIKEYFNLDTMPRRYTLEIFWHFTDREEERQNLMKFMSAEGTKEFYKRFILPKRTVLEVLEEFPGVVEKIPIDYLFEIFQDIKPRSYSIASSPKVHKDEIHLLVAVVNYKTDLDKPRSGLCSTWLASFQNGSKAAVYLAKGLLSFPKSKDSPTMIMVGPGTGIAPFRSYVHQTSDSNETDKNYVFFGCRSQSADYYFADEWDTLQKENKTHLFAAFSRDQPEKIYVQHIIEKNAELMWKLIAHRNASIYVAGNAINMPNEVKKAFISSYSSYGNVSQTRAEEFFMDMETNGRYQTETW; encoded by the exons ATGAACACGATCTTTTTCAAAACCATGTTcttgctttcaaattttgaatttcaaatgctaCCTTTATTTAGAATTCTATCTCTTTCGAGTCTTGTGAGCGGATTTCCATCAAATGCCGAaccaaatttaccaaagttAGAACCTTCTAG TTTCATTGTAAAGGTATTGGAAAATGGTACTCCGGTGAAAGACTCTTTAAACAAAGAAGATTTACTGAAACCAAATTCAGCCATCGTCACATGTATAGGAAACGAACGAGTCACTTCCAAGGATCATTTTCAA GACACAAGATTGATGAAATTTacgcttgaaaatttaaattacgatCCAGGAGATGTGCTCGTAGTTAGACCTCAAAACAGCGACCAAGcagtgaattatttttttgaattatttaaaaaccgAAAGgacgattttaatgaaaattccgttgttaatgtttcgaaaaatatcgaaaacatCTTCATTCCTCCGGCATTGGATAAACCTGttgcttttaaaaatgtgatcaaaGAATATTTCAACTTAGAT ACGATGCCTCGACGATACACGTTAGAAATTTTCTGGCATTTTACCGATAGAGAAGAAGAACGacaaaacttgatgaaattcatgAGCGCAGAAGGAACCAAAGAATTTTACAAGCGTTTCATCTTGCCTAAGCGAACAGTTTTGGAAGTATTGGAAGAATTTCCTGGCGTTGTGGAGAAAATTCCGATAGATtatttgtttgaaatatttcaagataTTAAACCGAGATCATATTCAATAGCATCGTCTCCTAAG GTTCATAAAGATGAAATCCACCTTTTAGTTGCTGTTGTAAATTATAAAACTGATCTGGATAAGCCAAGATCTGGCTTATGTTCGACCTGGTTAGCATCTTTTCAGAATGGCAGTAAAGCTGCGGTATATCTAGCCAAAGGATTACtttcatttccaaaatcaaaa GATTCCCCTACTATGATCATGGTAGGACCCGGTACTGGTATTGCTCCATTTAGGAGTTACGTCCATCAGACATCAGACTCCAATGAAACTGACAAAAACTACGTCTTTTTCGGATGTCGCAGCCAATCTGCGGATTATTATTTTGCTGACGAATGGGATACattgcaaaaagaaaataaaactcaTTTATTCGCCGCTTTCTCACGAGATCAacctgaaaaaat ATATGTGCAGCATATTATCGAGAAAAACGCAGAACTGATGTGGAAACTCATTGCTCATCGAAATGCCAGTATTTATGTGGCTGGTAATGCGATAAATATGCCAAATGAAGTGAAGAAGGCTTTTATCTCTAGTTACTCGAGTTATGGAAACGTAAGCCAGACCCGAGCAGAAGAATTTTTCATGGATATGGAAACGAATGGAAGATATCAGACTGAAACCTGGTGA